The Niallia circulans nucleotide sequence CAGCATTCCTGCAACAAATGGCGGCTGAATATGGTGATGTTGCAAAATTCCGTTTAGGTCCAATGAAAAAAGTCTATTTAGTTTCCAATCCAGATATGATTAAGCAAATCCTTGTAACAAAACAGCAAAATTTTGTGAAATCTGATGATTTTAAGGTATTAAAGCCTATTTTCGGTGAGGGGCTCCTTACAAGTGACAAAGAATTTCATATGAAGCAAAGAAGACTTATTCAACCAGCCTTTAAAAAAACACATATCATTGATTACGGTCAAGATATGATCAATCTAACAAAAGAATATTTGTCAACTTGGCAGGATGATGATGAACGAATAATCACCCAGGATATGATGAATATCACCCTCGGTATCATTTGTAAAACGATGTTCAGTATGGATTTTAAGGAAGGATATCAGGTTATTGGAAAACCACTTGAAACTGCTTTGAAATTATCTGTTAAAAGGATGAGAAGCGTAATAAAGCTGCCATTATGGATTCCGACGCGTATAAATCGTGAGACTAAGAAGGCGATAAAGGAGCTTGATCGAGTGATTTTGGATATAATCCAAAAAAGAAGAAACGATCCAGTAAAGTATGAGGACATGCTTGGCATATTAATGGATGCAAGGGATGATATAGAAGATATCGGTATGTCAGACAAGCAGCTGCGTGATGAAGTAATGACTATTTTTATTGCTGGACATGAAACGACAGCTAACGCCTTGTCATGGACATGGTATTTACTTTCCCAACACCCCGAGGCGGAGGCAAAGCTGTATGAAGAAATCGAAAACGTTATAGGAGATAACGAGCCAACTCCAGCTGATTTCATGAAATTAACTTTTACTCAAAATCTTATTTGGGAATCCATGCGCATGTTTCCTCCATCCTTTGTGACTAGCCGGAAAGCGGATAAGAATGTAGAAATAAATGGATATCACTTCAAAAAAGGTGACATGATTCTCGTCAGCCAATATGTGATGCATAGACAGGCCCAATATTTTAAGAATCCAGAATCGTTCATTCCAGAACGCTTTGAAAAGAATTTTATTAAAACCATTCCACAATATGCTTATTTTCCGTTTGGAGGAGGACCAAGAGTATGCATCGGAAATCACTTTGCGTTAATGGAGGCAGTTCTAGTATTAGTGTCAGTGGCACAGCGCTTCAAACTTAACTTAGCACCAGGCCATCATGAAATTAAGACATTTCCTTCTATTACACTAAGACCGAGACGTGGTTTACGTATGATACTGCAAAAGAGATAGCCTACATGAAGATTCCTCCAAAAATAATTGTTCACAACTTTCAAAAAAAATAAAGACTAACAAGCAGCTACTAAATGTAGTAACTTTATTATAATAATATAAGATGGGGAGATGAGTGCATGGCAGGTTTTGATTTGCAAAACAGCATAATAAACAACATCATAAAGGAAGAAAGATTCGTAACCGTCTATACAACAAAAAAAGGTGTGCCGATCCGCTGCAAAATAACCGGAAATGATAAGTTCACTTTATTGCTGGATGTTGAAGGCAAACAGCAATTAGTGTTTAAAAGCGGGATTAGCACGATTTCCGCAGGCAAACAGGTAATAAAATTTTAAATGGAAAAATATCTCCCTTCTAACTAAAGTCGTTAGTAGGGAGATATTTCATTTAGTCAGCTTATTCCGATCCTCCATTTGTGGAGGCTCCTCCATCCACCCATTTTTAATCATAATTTTCCCACCATCTTGCGCAAATGTGTATATGTCTTTGGCAAGGAGTGACATTTTTGTAGGAAGATCATTGCGCAAGCTAAATGCACCTCCTAATGCATTTGTTCCGAGTCCAAAAGATGTTAACAAGCTAGTATTATACATCATTAATTTGTCTGAAAAAGGGGCGATTTTGGAGGCAGTTGCTTTACCTGCATGGGTTGCTGGAGGTTCAATATAGCTGTGTCGCAGGAATTCGCCTAAATCAACCTCCATTTTTTTGGACAATTTCATCCCTCTGACAAGATAGTCTTTAACATCTTTGTTTTCTGCTACTTGAGCAAATCCTATCATTAATTGCATGCCTGCAAGATTTGTTTCAATTGCATGATGAATGAGTGAAACTTCTATCGTATTTAAAGACCTTTTTTCACCGAACAAACCAAACCCATTTCTATATTGATTTTCTTGCACAAAATGCACCTCTTTAGGCATAGACACAAAGGGTGGCCGAACTAAAACGCCTTTTTCTAAGAGGAATTGAGTTACTTGGTTGTTGAGTACTTGTGATTCTGCTGTTAATGAATTAAAGAGATTATTTATATCTTCCCGATAGGAGATACCACAAAAAAGAGAAAATAAGCTCATTTCCACTTTCGTCATCATATGTAAATACATAATGTCATAAAGAAAATCAAACAGCTTTGGTACACCATGATTGAGATCATTCGCTGTAAAACCGATAGGAATTGCTGCTCCCTCTTCATTAAAAATTTCCGTAATCAAATCAACAGTCTTAAGAGAGTTATTATAATGTATTTGCAATAGCTGCTTTGCTTCCGCATCAGCATGTTCTATAAAATGTTCCAATATTCTTAGCAACATTGTCTTTTCTTGATACGTCATCCATAAATTCGCCAATTCGGATGATGTAATTGGAACTTCACGTGAAGTCATATTCATGCCCCCCAATGTTTTATTATTTATTCTAACCACATTAAATTATTTTAATAAATTAAATTTTGAATATAAATGGACAAGTGCTGATACAAGGATGGACAAGAGGCATAGAATACTATCAGGATAATTCATCACATATCTCTATGTATGAAAAACCCAAACTCCTTTAACATGCTTTGAGATGTGCTTATGCACATCTCTTTTTTATTGACTATTTCGCAGTGTAGCAGCATTCCTTTGCTCGATAAAAGCTTGAAAGCATGACTGTAAAAACACATGAAAGCGTTAATTCGCTTTATTGCACTAAAGTGAATTTCTGTTTATAATGGCTTGAAAGAAAGGTGGGAATAGTTTGAAACAAATAAAATATTACACGTCAATAGTGGTTGGCACTCTTATTATTTCTTTAGCATTTACCCTGTTACAGAGCCCGAATCAAATTGCCTCTGGAGGGCTAACAGGAGCATCATTAATTTTAAGCAATATATTACACTTACCTTCATCCTTGGTTTTATGGGGGGCTACCATATTTTTATTATTAATCTGCTCTTACTTTTTAGGAATACAATCGTTGGTAAAATCTATTGTCGGTTCCTTGTTAATACCGCTTTTCGTCTATTTAACGAATGGGATGCCTGTTCTTACAAATGATCCATTATTAGCATCGATATTCGGCGGATTAGGTGTTGGGATTGGATTAGGAATTGTGTTCCGTGCAGGTGGTAATACGGGCGGATTTACATTAATTGCACAATTGCTTTTTCAGTTAAAATCGGTCAAGCACAGTACAACCGTACTATGCTTGGATGCATTTGTCATGATTGCTGGAGGAATAGTGTTTTCACCAGAGAATGCATTGTACGCCTTAGTTGGAGCCTTCATTACACGTAAAACAATGGATATTATCCAAGGTAAAAAGAAGGGGTCAAAAGTTGCGTACATTATCTCTTCAATGGAGTATGAACAGGAAATAAGCAATAAGGTTCTACATAGGCTTGACAGAGGCTTAACAAAAATGACAGGGTCTGGCGGTTACACAAATTCGGAAAGAATTATTATGATGATTGTCCTTGATCCATCGAAAGTAAATGACCTGAAAAACCTGGTACAAAGTGTAGATAATCAAGCCTTTATTATAATGAGTGATGCAACTGAAGTGTATGGTGAAGGGTTTAATTCTGCAGGACTTTCATTAGGAAAAGGTTAGACTTATGTACCAAAGTGTCATAAAGGAATGAGTAAAGCTGATATAGAATACTTATTAATAATAAGTAAGGGCAATATAATAAATATCTACTTTTGAAATTAGTTTATGAAGGGCTGATGAATGATGAAAATATCAACAACATGGAAAGGCGGGATGGCGTTTTTAGGGAAAACGCCATCTGGACATGAATTAAAAATGGATGCTGCAGAACAAGTAGGTGGCAATGATACAGGAGCCAGACCAACAGAATTACTTCTTCAAGCAGTCGCAGGTTGTACTGGAATAGATATCGTCTCTATCCTCAAAAAAATGCGCTTAGAATTAGTTTCCTTCGAAATGGAATTGAACGGTACACGTGCAGAGGAGTATCCACAACGTTTTACAGACGTTCATATTCACTACTCACTTGAAGGTGATTTGCCCGAAGAAAAGGTAGTGCGTGCTATTCAGCTTTCAAAGGATAAATATTGTTCTGTCTCTAATTCCATAAATGCGACTATCACTGTCAGCTATTCCATTAATGATACGGAGCGCAAACAGCTGTCGTAATTTAATGATTAATTTCGTGGAAAAAATGGTATCCTCTCCTTCCTGCAGCATACAATCCTCCTATATAATAAATTTTATTGGAGACGTAAAAAATGAAGGAAGGGCGAATTCGAGCCATTGTTATATGTGTTTTTAGCAGAAATGATACGATCCTTTTAAGTGAAGGCTTTGATGAGGTTAAACAGGAGTATTATTACCTGCCAATTGGCGGTGGAATTGAATTTGGAGAAACAAGTAAGGAAGCTTTAATTCGGGAAGTAAAAGAGGAAATTAATGCAAAGGTAGACCATATAAAGTATTTAGGGACAACCTGCAAACATCTTTGCATACAATGGGATGCTTGGACATGAAATGGTAACAGTTTACGATGCTAAGTTTGCAGATGTATTATTTTATGAAAAACCTGTACTTTCGGCCAGGAGGATAATGGGGGAATATTTACATTGCTATGGAAACCAATCGGTGATTTTGAAACAGGGATGTTAAGATTAGTCCCAGAGAATTTACTGCAGTTGCTGTATTAAGCTTAATACTTGGAATAAATTTCTCCTTCTTTACAAAATATATATATAAATATTATTCATCGAATTAAGGTGGGTTGATTTATGTATGTATTATGGATCACTTTTGCTGTATTGATTATTTTCCTTTTTGTTATGCCGAAAACGTTGACGTGGCGGGGAAATATCCTTGTCATTCCACTTGTAAGCTATTGTGCATGGATTGCGCATTTCCTTGTCGCAGTTAAACTTGATTTTGTAGATTTCGGTCCAACGAAAGAGGTAGAGTATTCGGATTTTTTTCTAGTGACACTTACCCCTCCATTACTGGCGATTACATACTTAAATTACTTAAAAAATAAACATTATATTATGTATGCTGTTATTTGGTCGGTAGTATCTTTTTTTATTGAGTATTTACTATCTCAATCAGGATTTATGAAGCATCATGAGTGGAAATTATGGTACTCCTTGCCTGTATATCTTCTTTCCTATTTAGGATTAAAAGTAGTGTACAATAAATTAATAAAATGTCCTTCGCGGGATTCGTGAAATAAATGACATATGTAAAGTTAACTTGCTAATTGCGTTGAATTGACTTGAAATTATTCCTATTGAATCCAGTAAATTCCATGTTATAATAATAGTGTAACTGTCGCATAAAATGTGGCGAATAAAAGAACTTCCACTCGTCCTACGTGGAAGTTTTTTTATATTCAGTATTTATAAATAGGAGAGAAATGATGAGACTTGTTGGACTTGTTATTGCAATTATTTCCATTATTATTGTATTTTTTCAATATAATTTTGCAGTATTACTCTTTGGTACGGCATTAATCTTTTTTGGGATAGCCGATTATAGATCAAAAAACAGAACCATTTCATACATCTTTATGACTTCTGGGCTTGTATTTATTATAGGAATCTTGATTATAGGTCTTTAATGTCTGCTGGTACGATTTTTGTGGCTAGGAATTTGGATTTTAGTCTAGGTTGAAACCGAACTATTTTATCAATTAATAGTTCGGTTTTTGCATTTTCTGTATTATGTGTTTTGTCTATTCTGAAATAAATGGATAAATAATGGGGGAACGTGGTTTCTGACACGGACAAGCAATAATATACTGTAATGAAAATGTATGAGTGAAAGGAGAGATTATGATGCAATTTAGCTTTGATGTTAAGTTGTTTGAAAAGCACAAACAGTGTAAAAAGCATGCTCATTCTCAGAAACATAAACTATTATATGAAGACAAGCATCAGGACTATTATCCAGCGGTAGATAAGGCTGTTTCTGAAATGCATTTGCCTCCAAGCCGCCCAACTAATAAACAAGGAGTGGAAACAACCGCAGTTATAGAAGAGGTGCATGAACCTATTGAAGCCCCGGCAGAAGAAATATTGCAGAATGCGCTGTATTTTCCGATTGGAAAAGAAGGACGCTTTGTTGGCATAACACTGGGCACAACGGTGACTGTTTACACAGAAAACAGTGTGTATCCTGCTCTCACAGGCTATTTTCAAGGGATTATTTCAGATGCCAAAGAAGAAACGGTATTAATTTTAGCTAACGGTAACCTTTTCCGTATCCCTGTTATAGAAATTAATTTTGTAACTATTGGCTCTTAATGTTTAACAACTAATTGTTTAAATATATTCCTTCACATTTCACAAGGAAGCCTTCTATCAAAATCAGGGAAACTAACTAAATAAGTTTAGTAGATGCATGTTATCGTGCATCTTTCTTTTTGTTACTGTAAGAATAGCGGAAAAATGAAACCCTTTACAATTATTGAACGTATATAACCAATATGCACAATAGGAAATAGAACAAGTATTATAAAATGGAGGTATTTTAATGGTTTATGTTATTCCTTGGAATTTTAACTCAATTATGCAAAGCACTACTGACATTGCTGTTCCAATTTTAGATGAACAAGCAAACGAAATAGGAAAAATGGAATTAACATTTGGACTGTTTTCGAGAAAAAAGGAAGAGGGTAATTTATTTTCAAAAAAAGAGGTTTTGGTAAGACAAAACTGTATTAGCCTGCAAGACAATAACAAGGAGAATTGTGTTAATATAACTTGCCATACACGCCCCAGAACAATAGGTAATCAAGTATTAAAAAGAAAAGTTGAATATATTCATAATGAAGAGAGCCATATATTTAACATTGATTATCTTAATGAAACAGCAAAATATTTCTATCAGTTTGTTTTCGAGGACGACACATATCAAGTATTTTTTGACGATGATGGCACAACATTTAAAATTCAAAAAAACAAAGCTTTTGTTGCTAAATTTGAACAGGGCAGTAATAATATACAAAATTATGAAATAGAGGCTCAATACGAAAACCATGCATGGTTGTGGCTCGCTTTGTTTGTTCATTTGTATTATAACTTTCCAAGAAATAATGGTATTATATTTCGAAGCTAATTATTATACAAGCAAAAAAACGACTACATATGAGTGCTGCACCCCAAAAGTTGGAGTTAAAATCTAACTTTTGGGGTGTTTGTTTTTACTGTTTTTCACCTGAGAAACTATTATGCACTATAAACCTATCATAAATAAGCAGACAAATATATGCATAATTCTGAACCAGTGTTCCTTAGACAGGCTTAATAACAGAATCAAAGCTTATTTTCTATCGTGCTGTAAGTGTCAGCTTTTGTTTAGTTAGCAAGTTAGTTGGGAATAAGTAACTATCCTTAAGGTTTATAAAGCTTACTAGAACACAAATACATACTATTTTTGGACAGGCATCGAAAGGGAAGGAGCTTATATGAAGAACAATCAAAAGAAAATTACAATCCCAAGAAGTATAGGCTATGGATTAACGGATATTATGGGGGGCGGAGCATTTACAATTATTTCAGCATGGCTGCTGTATTACTACACTACCTTTGTTGGATTAACTCCTGTTGAGGGAGCTTCTATCATTGCGATTGCTCGTATCGTTGATGCGATTGTCAGCCTCGCCATTGGCAGCATAACAGATAATTTCTATAAATATAAGATCGGCAGGAAATTTGGCAGGAGAAGATTCTTTCTTTTAATTGGTGCTCCTTTAATGTTTACTTATATTTTGCTTTGGGTTACAGGCATGAATTACTGGTATTATTTAGTTAGTTATTTATTATTTGAAATAGTGATGGCATTAGTATTAATCCCGTGGGAAACATTACCGTCTGAAATGACAAAAGACTTTAATGGGCGAACGAAATTATCGACAGCCAGAATGTTCTTGTCCAGTTTAGGTGTGTTCCTGGCGACATTTATTCCTGGAAGGCTAATTGCGTTCTTTGGTGAAGACAATGGCTATGCATATTTTATTAATGCTGTTATTTTTGCGATTATATTTGCAATTTGTATCTTCATTTCTTATAAGGTTACTTGGGAAAAACAACTGAGTCCTGAAGAAGAAAAAGAATGGATAAATAGAAGTAAAACAAGCAAACGAAAAGGTCGGAAAGAATTGCTTGCAGCCTTTTCCGAAACGGTAAAAGCTTATATTTCCACTTTAAAAATCAGAAGTTTCAGAAAACACTTAATGATCTACTTATTTTCCTATACGGCAAAGGATGTATTTAATGCTGTATTTGTTTACTTCTGTGTATTTGCATTAAGTATTTCTTCGTCAGTTGCAGGAAACATGCTTTCTTTAAGTATCATTGGTATTCCTATTACTATTGTTGCTGGTTTCCTTATGATTAAAATAGGTCCAAACAGTTTATATAAGGTTTCTTATAGTTTGATGATTATGTGTTTAGCAGCATTTTATGCTGTTTATGTGATAAAACCAGACTCGATGATCATGTACGTATTTATTATTTCGGCTATTTATCAAATAGGTAGAGCAGTACTAGACTTTACTCCTTGGAATGTATTCCCGTTTATTCCGGATATTGATGAGATTGTAACACAACAGCGACGTGAAGGTGTTTTTGCTGCAGTAATGACATTTACTAGAAAAAGTACTGTCGCGCTGGCCACCTTCTTTGTAGGGGTAATATTACAATTTGGTGGTTACACTGCAGGGGCAACGACCCAATCATCTCAGGCAGTTCAAACGATTGTATATACGATGGTAATCGGTTCTTCATTGCTTCTTATAGCAGCGTTAGCAGTTGTATTTACCTTTAAGTTAAACAAAAATACACATCAAATATTAGTGGCGGAGATTGACCGATTAAAAAATAACGGCTCTAAAAGAGAGGTTGACCCAGAAACACGTGCAGTTGTTGAAAACTTGACTGGATATAAATATGAAGATGTTTGGAAGGAAACGAAGGAAGATTCGATAAAATCTGCTTGCGGTTAATATCCGCATATTAAAAGCTGCCAAAGGACATTGTTGTGTGAAAGTAGACAATCCTTTGGCTTTTTCCTTGTCTATATAGCTTAGGGAAAACAACCTGACCAGTGACATGAAGAGGAGCAGTTTTTCATACTATATTTTTGGGGGTGGAAAAAATGCCGCGAGTAAATTATAAAAGCTCGGATGTAGATTTAATGGCACGGATGATGAGAGCAGAAGCAGAAGGTGAAGGACAACAAGGAATGTTGTATGTTGGCAATGTTATTGTGAACCGCTTGAAAGCAAATTGCTCTGATTTTGAAGGATTGCGAACAATTCCACAGGTAATATACCAAGTTCAAGGAAATAATTATTCATTTGAGGCAGTACAAAAAGGCAATGTTTTTTATCAAAGAGCGAGAACAGCTGAAAAAAAACTAGCAAAAAAGAACTTGGATTATTGGCGAGATCATCCAGGGAAATATGCACTTTGGTATTTTAATCCATATGCTCCATGCCCACCAACTTGGTACGGTCAGCCTCAATCCGGTCAATATAAAAATCACTGTTATTATGAACCGAAGGCAGGTACATGCGAAAGTGTTTATACAGGAGGATAAGGCAAGGCTTCCATACCAATTTAAGGGATATTCCTGAATAAGCAGGTAATCCCTTTTTTTATTAGTTTAAGAGGGTACGTGCGCTGTGTTAGACTCATAATCTCTCTATCTATTTTATATGTATATGTATATAATAATGGTGTGTATGACACGAAATAAGTTTAGTTATAAAATTTAGGAGATTACAATGCATTTTCAATACAACCAGCTCCTGCTGCAAATGTTAATCGTTCAAATTCCTATTATTCTCTATTTAGTGTTAGCAAATGGCCGAATAGATGAGAAGAAGGAAAAAGTCATGTGGGGAATATTTTGTACTATAACATTGGCACTATCTATTACGTTTTCGATTATCCTTGATGGAGTTCGTCTTGATGCTCGTATGGTGCCGTGGTATTTAGCCTTTATATACGGGGGAACAGGTGCAGGAATATTTGTTTCCATTTCGTTCTTTTGTGTTCGTTCCTTATTTGGTGGAATTGGTATGATTCCTTCCTTTGTGGCAATGTTAATTTCTATTATGTTTATTTTCGTTGCTCAGAAGAAGTTTCATTTTTTACCAGTTAAGAAGAAAATTTATTTATCTGTCTTATATGTGACTATTTCTTCTGCCATGCTGCCGTTCATTGCGGTATTATTCGGCAACGATATAATGACGATGACAATATTATTAAATTATCTTTTGTTTATCCTAGTCAACGGTATTCTCGCTTGGTTTTCGATCTATTTAATTGAGTCACACCGTGAAAAGGTACTGTTAAGAAAAGAAGTTCAAAGAAATGAAAAAATGCAGGTTGTTGGAGAGCTTGCTGCAAGTGTTGCCCATGAAATAAGAAATCCAATGACAAGTATTAAAGGCTTTTTACAGCTTCTCCATACTGCTGACAATTTAACAGAACCGCAAAAAGAGTACTTAAAAATAAGTTTAGAAGAAATAAATAGAGCAAATGAAATAATTTCTGATTATCTCTCTTTAGGGAAAAATCAAACAAGAAAAAAACATAGTGTTTTGGATTTAGAGCTAGAAGCAAAAAAATCAATCTCTTCTCTATCTTCCTATGCACTTATGAGCAATGTGGAGATTTCCTTAGAAGTAGATGGACGAGCGGTCATTTTGGGGAATTCATCCCAGATTCAGCAAATGTTTATCAACATAATCAAAAACTCCATTGAAGCAGCTGCGAAAAATGTTCATGTAACAATCAGCCAGAATAAGAAGCAGGTTGATATCTTTATTGTAGATGACGGAGAAGGCCTAACAACAGACCAAATCGATAAGCTTGGTTTGCCATTTTACTCAACTAAGGAAAAGGGGACAGGCTTAGGATTAATGGTAACACTTCAAATAATTGGTGAGATGGGAGGAAAATGGCGCGTAACAAGCGATAAAAAGAATGGGACGATTTTCCAAATTACTTTTCATGAAATTTAACAAAATACTGAATAAAGCGGCATTCCAATATAAAGGAAAGCCGCTTTATTTTTTTCTTATACTTATCAAATCTATTAAAAAAATGCTTGAATGTAAGTAAATGTTTAGTAAATATAAGTTGATATCTAGATTAGAACTTGATATTTTTTACGTTGATTTAGTAATTAAATTCTAATTTTACTTATAAAATAAGTGTAAAGACAAATATTTAACTGTTTTTTTTTAGAATCTATTGAATGTAAGCGCATTCCGTGTTATATTTTCGTTAGAATATTTAGTTAATATCACTAATGGCGGTAGGTGAACTAGTGGCAACTATAAAGGATATTGCAGAAAAAGCGAATGTTTCTACTGCAACTGTCTCAAGAATACTTAATAAAGATCAAACCCTGTCTGTAACAGAGGAAACGAAAAAGCGTGTAATGAAGGTGGCAAGTGAGTTAGATTATAAACCAGTAAGAAAAAAACAGACGAAAGAAATAAAAAAAGGAAACAATTATCAAATAGGGATTATCTTTTTAAATGATGAAGCAATTGATCCTTATTTTCAATCCATCCGCCTTGGTGTAGAAACCATTTGCAGTCAATTTTCTATTAATCTTGCAGTAATGATGACGGTCGGAAACACTCCCATTGCTTCAGAAGGTCTTGTTGGGTTAGATGGATTGATTGTGATTGGCGATATTGATATAGCAGATTTGCAAACGCTGTATATGGAAAACGAGCATATTATTGCCGTAGATCAAGTGCCAGCAGTTTCGAATATTGATGTTGTTGTAGCGGACTTGAAAGGAGCAACACGGAATGTGCTTAATCATCTCTTTGAATTAGGGCATACAGAAATTGCCTATATCGGAGGAGAGGGAAAGGTATTTAGTGTGAGCAATCTTCATACAGCTGCCAAGGTAGATATAAGAAGAAAAACGTATGAACAGGTTATGAAGGAGAACGGGTTAATCTGTCACGTGCTTGAAGGAGATTGGGGACCAAGTGGAGGCTATTCCTTAACAAAGCAACTCATTGACTCCAACCACATTCCAACAGCTATTGTTGCTGCAAGTGACCCGATGGCTTTAGGTGTTCTTCGTGCATTGCATGAAAATGACATAAACGTACCGCAGGATATCTCTGTATTCAGCTTTGATGATATAGAAGCAGCGGCATTCATGAACCCACGGCTTTCTACTGTAAAAGTATATGGGGAGGAAATGGGGAAAACAGCGGTAAAGCTGCTTTATGACAGATTAAACGGCAGAAGTGTTCCAATGAAAGTGACAATACCTACTGAACTAGTGTTTCGTGATAGTGTAAGTGAAGCAAAGAAATCAGAATAACGAATTATCTATTATTTAAATGTTTTGGAAAAGTAAACAGTGTGACTATTAATAGAGGGAGTTGGCCGTTTATGGGGATTTTTTTTGATGCGACGAGGAAAATTTTTCATCTAAAAGCAAAAGATACAAGTTATGTTATGGAATTGGTCAGAGACGGTTATTT carries:
- a CDS encoding LacI family DNA-binding transcriptional regulator, whose product is MATIKDIAEKANVSTATVSRILNKDQTLSVTEETKKRVMKVASELDYKPVRKKQTKEIKKGNNYQIGIIFLNDEAIDPYFQSIRLGVETICSQFSINLAVMMTVGNTPIASEGLVGLDGLIVIGDIDIADLQTLYMENEHIIAVDQVPAVSNIDVVVADLKGATRNVLNHLFELGHTEIAYIGGEGKVFSVSNLHTAAKVDIRRKTYEQVMKENGLICHVLEGDWGPSGGYSLTKQLIDSNHIPTAIVAASDPMALGVLRALHENDINVPQDISVFSFDDIEAAAFMNPRLSTVKVYGEEMGKTAVKLLYDRLNGRSVPMKVTIPTELVFRDSVSEAKKSE